The Calditrichota bacterium genome has a window encoding:
- a CDS encoding T9SS type A sorting domain-containing protein, with translation MHTKPLTPRLRNWFTLFWVGWGGLLLGANVFAQEAPDTMWTRSFEFDSYVNARSAEILPDGRIFISGDCGDSRIGQGMFLLELDSLGNYVNIHVYGDDALEVYGGYLSKSSDGGFVLGGTLNRSSNQDARILKLDSEGNIVWERDYVRNSIQYIESIIALPDGSIVAGGWMRQTPRDLFYWMKVDGQTGDTLWTRSFADIDAGPDGIVDIAVDNDGSLLLLGSAQYDPDSANYWDVLLLKSTLDGNVVYARTYDHTGYDRGFSIAQLTGNEFVIGGGSIRQDANPAYWQSYHIGINSNGDTLWTQTNDYGSHTYCMTRDVLPASNGGYYSIGTTGFQGDGERIRVCRNSSLGEDEWIGHYTYTWQTSANLAVASNAQGSVLVAYQQLLGLLNVMITGPDPMLDTGRQPDLVPSRTNLDIQVFPNPFNSTLTLSLETPPHSNVTVALYDLLGREIDIIHRGRLESPTISYTAPASLSSGVYFVRASTGVQASLAKVVLLR, from the coding sequence ATGCACACAAAGCCTCTAACTCCACGACTCCGCAACTGGTTCACGCTCTTTTGGGTGGGGTGGGGTGGGTTGCTGTTGGGCGCGAATGTTTTTGCGCAGGAGGCACCCGACACCATGTGGACTCGGAGTTTCGAATTTGATTCCTACGTCAACGCTCGCAGCGCTGAAATACTCCCCGATGGGAGAATCTTTATCAGCGGTGATTGTGGTGATAGCCGCATAGGACAGGGTATGTTCCTGCTTGAACTCGATTCTCTCGGGAATTACGTGAACATCCATGTTTACGGTGACGACGCATTAGAAGTTTACGGCGGTTATCTTTCGAAGTCCAGCGACGGCGGATTCGTACTTGGGGGCACACTCAACCGCTCAAGCAACCAAGATGCCCGGATATTGAAGCTTGATTCAGAGGGCAATATTGTTTGGGAGCGGGATTATGTTCGCAACAGTATCCAATATATTGAGTCAATCATCGCACTCCCTGATGGCAGCATTGTCGCTGGAGGATGGATGCGACAAACACCTCGAGACTTGTTTTACTGGATGAAAGTTGATGGGCAAACTGGCGATACACTTTGGACAAGGTCTTTCGCAGACATTGACGCGGGTCCAGACGGCATCGTTGATATTGCTGTGGATAATGATGGTTCGCTGCTTCTGTTAGGTAGTGCGCAATACGATCCGGACAGCGCAAACTACTGGGACGTCCTGTTGCTCAAATCCACCCTTGACGGCAACGTTGTTTATGCTCGCACCTATGATCACACGGGTTATGATCGTGGATTTAGTATTGCTCAACTGACCGGCAACGAGTTTGTAATCGGAGGCGGAAGTATCCGGCAAGACGCGAATCCCGCATATTGGCAATCGTACCATATCGGAATCAATAGCAACGGCGATACGCTTTGGACTCAAACCAATGACTATGGAAGCCATACCTATTGCATGACCCGGGACGTCTTACCGGCAAGCAACGGCGGGTACTATTCTATCGGTACAACAGGCTTTCAGGGTGACGGAGAGCGTATTCGTGTGTGCCGCAATTCAAGCCTTGGCGAAGATGAATGGATTGGACACTATACATATACGTGGCAGACGAGCGCAAATCTTGCCGTCGCCTCTAATGCACAAGGAAGTGTGCTGGTTGCCTATCAACAGCTCCTTGGCCTTCTGAATGTCATGATAACTGGCCCGGATCCAATGCTTGACACAGGCAGACAACCCGACTTGGTTCCTTCAAGAACGAATTTGGACATTCAAGTCTTCCCCAACCCCTTCAACAGCACACTAACCCTCTCGCTCGAAACCCCTCCGCATTCCAACGTCACCGTCGCTCTCTACGACCTGCTGGGCCGCGAGATTGACATTATCCATCGCGGAAGACTTGAGTCCCCAACGATTTCCTACACCGCGCCCGCGTCGCTTTCCAGCGGTGTCTATTTTGTCCGCGCCAGCACGGGGGTGCAGGCGAGTTTGGCCAAGGTGGTGCTGTTGAGATAA
- a CDS encoding hemerythrin family protein: MSDRVRGVRALEATIINLGAEMSIVWRPAMSTGLAWQDEQHKEILRRIDQLVDAIEKNQGASVIGELLEFLGEYVDRHFRSEEAFMRKSGCGSCELHAECHRVLRENLAEIKATFNRHGASTMVVLKMQSLVRDWLINHILAIDKQMAAEVNQMIATAIPHQKSQKVSNE, translated from the coding sequence ATGTCGGATCGCGTCCGCGGGGTGCGGGCGCTCGAGGCAACTATCATCAATTTAGGGGCGGAGATGAGCATAGTTTGGCGTCCTGCGATGTCCACGGGGCTCGCGTGGCAGGACGAGCAGCACAAGGAAATTCTTCGGCGGATTGATCAATTGGTCGACGCGATAGAAAAGAATCAAGGGGCATCCGTCATCGGGGAACTGCTTGAGTTTCTCGGGGAATATGTTGATCGGCACTTTCGCAGCGAAGAAGCATTCATGCGCAAATCGGGCTGCGGCTCATGCGAACTTCATGCGGAGTGTCACCGCGTATTGCGTGAGAATCTCGCGGAGATAAAAGCGACATTCAATCGTCACGGTGCATCGACGATGGTGGTATTGAAAATGCAGTCGCTCGTTCGCGACTGGTTAATCAATCACATTCTTGCGATTGACAAGCAAATGGCGGCGGAGGTGAATCAAATGATAGCAACTGCGATTCCCCACCAGAAAAGTCAGAAAGTATCGAATGAGTAA
- a CDS encoding PAS domain S-box protein yields the protein MSHGMIPDPNQAEVKQPELQAQPRTAPTPKEDISSSESAKRARGLAGLITGLISRNGKKSDAPAAPDEAPELLDLLLEGPDALVVVHCEHGEIIEVSNRFCEWSGRTREELLDRPLLSLFPERERKIVRTLYEDAGAGGVHVIEITPADSSKTSKLIEFTSRRSDSGRGEFALLVGRDVGERAMSERYLRTERDRLNLFIRAMRDGLVLMDVGGDIVYANPTMEMLFESYELPVVCHRWLKEFSKDDHSDLQGLTSAYGGKTLKLDSGDGRTFLVTRSFLFETGKPSQVMLMAKDVTEQVLMERQNHLLELELTRESKLAEFGMLVAGIAHNLNGPLTGIFGVCDLLKLKGIASSEIEQVRKQAGIMRDLIANLLQKSRNEREVEPRELDIREIIETELRFLEGNLFFKHQITQNLLIADELPTVFGVYIDLSQVIGNLVRNAIDAMYQSQKKMLTVKAFVQDRYLVLQVADTGSGISKEVKARIFEPFFTTKPKQHEAPEGSPAGTGLGLSSSRAILARYGALIDVESQEGEGTVFTVRFPVGRKPELLPRN from the coding sequence TTGAGCCACGGAATGATCCCCGACCCCAATCAAGCTGAAGTTAAGCAGCCCGAACTGCAAGCGCAACCCCGGACGGCGCCGACGCCGAAGGAGGACATCTCCTCCTCGGAGAGTGCCAAGCGGGCGCGCGGCCTCGCGGGTTTGATCACGGGGTTGATTTCTCGCAACGGCAAGAAGTCCGACGCTCCCGCTGCACCGGATGAAGCCCCCGAGCTGCTTGATTTGCTGCTGGAAGGTCCTGACGCGCTGGTTGTCGTACATTGCGAGCACGGCGAAATCATCGAAGTCAGCAATCGCTTCTGCGAATGGTCGGGCCGTACGCGGGAAGAACTTCTCGACCGCCCCTTACTCTCGCTGTTTCCCGAAAGGGAACGCAAAATCGTCCGCACGCTCTACGAAGACGCGGGCGCCGGCGGCGTACACGTCATCGAGATTACGCCAGCGGACTCAAGCAAGACATCCAAGCTAATTGAATTTACTTCTCGCCGCTCCGACTCCGGACGCGGCGAATTTGCTCTCTTGGTAGGCCGCGACGTCGGCGAACGCGCGATGTCCGAGCGCTACTTGCGCACCGAGCGCGATCGTTTGAATCTCTTTATCCGCGCGATGCGGGACGGTCTGGTCTTGATGGACGTCGGCGGCGATATCGTTTATGCCAACCCCACGATGGAAATGCTCTTCGAATCCTACGAGCTTCCCGTCGTGTGCCATCGTTGGCTCAAAGAGTTTTCCAAGGACGACCACTCGGATTTGCAGGGACTCACCAGTGCGTACGGCGGAAAAACCTTGAAACTGGATTCCGGCGACGGTCGCACGTTTTTGGTGACTCGCAGCTTCCTGTTTGAAACAGGCAAGCCGTCGCAGGTGATGCTGATGGCCAAAGACGTCACCGAACAGGTGCTGATGGAACGGCAGAATCATTTGCTCGAGCTCGAACTCACCCGCGAATCCAAACTCGCCGAATTCGGCATGCTCGTCGCAGGCATCGCGCACAATCTGAACGGCCCGCTGACGGGAATCTTCGGAGTTTGCGATCTGCTGAAACTCAAAGGCATCGCTTCCAGCGAAATCGAGCAAGTGCGCAAGCAAGCTGGCATCATGCGCGACTTGATTGCGAATCTGCTGCAAAAGTCGCGCAACGAGCGCGAAGTCGAGCCGCGCGAATTGGACATTCGCGAGATCATCGAAACAGAACTGCGGTTTCTCGAAGGCAATCTCTTCTTCAAGCATCAGATCACACAAAACCTGTTGATTGCCGATGAGCTGCCGACTGTCTTTGGCGTGTATATTGATCTTTCGCAGGTTATCGGAAATCTCGTTCGCAATGCCATCGACGCGATGTATCAGTCGCAAAAGAAAATGTTGACGGTAAAGGCGTTCGTGCAGGATCGCTACTTGGTCTTGCAAGTGGCCGACACGGGATCGGGAATTTCCAAGGAAGTGAAAGCACGGATCTTCGAACCGTTCTTCACAACCAAACCCAAGCAACATGAGGCCCCCGAGGGATCGCCAGCGGGTACGGGCTTAGGATTGTCCTCTTCTCGGGCGATTCTTGCGCGCTACGGCGCGTTAATAGATGTTGAGTCGCAAGAAGGTGAGGGAACCGTTTTTACGGTTCGTTTCCCCGTCGGCAGAAAGCCGGAGTTGCTTCCGCGCAATTGA
- the hemW gene encoding radical SAM family heme chaperone HemW translates to MPVSLYLHLPFCRRLCPYCDFFKKVPRRGDLERISGLILSELSASLERERSFVSGPLTSVYFGGGTPSLHSREQLEALLNGVSRLGDVQECEVTLEANPGTLTLNGLQELRRVGINRLSLGCQSFSDRKLHLLYRDHTADETRDTVKNARQAGFTNISMDLIFGLPGETKDEWLADLEQLLACEPDHVSLYNLEYHEQTPYGRWLTQGVLEPLQEDFEAELYMLTHEKLEQSGFEHYEVSNFSRAGFRSIHNQVYWEGKPYLGIGPSAHSFDGVARRFANVADLHEYERRVQAGESCVDREWQNSEREQWEEWISVRLRRKEGILWEDCHEAWGGLRARELWNAATNLPHHLRNITESVFRLTAEGWFVENEVLLNLYEKI, encoded by the coding sequence GTGCCAGTCTCACTTTATTTACACCTTCCTTTTTGCCGACGACTTTGCCCGTATTGCGACTTCTTCAAAAAGGTCCCAAGGCGGGGCGATCTCGAACGAATAAGCGGACTGATTCTATCAGAGTTATCGGCAAGTCTCGAACGAGAGCGGAGTTTTGTATCGGGGCCGCTAACTTCTGTTTATTTTGGCGGGGGGACGCCCTCGTTACATTCACGTGAGCAACTCGAGGCATTACTGAACGGTGTTTCGCGGCTGGGTGATGTTCAGGAATGTGAGGTGACGTTGGAAGCCAATCCGGGGACGCTCACACTGAACGGTCTTCAGGAACTTAGGCGCGTTGGGATAAATCGGCTGTCATTAGGTTGTCAATCGTTTTCAGATCGTAAACTGCATTTGCTCTATCGCGATCATACGGCGGACGAAACACGCGACACGGTAAAGAACGCGCGTCAGGCAGGGTTCACGAATATTTCCATGGATTTGATCTTTGGACTTCCGGGCGAGACAAAAGATGAGTGGCTTGCGGATCTTGAACAGCTATTGGCTTGTGAACCGGATCATGTTTCTTTGTATAATTTAGAATATCACGAGCAAACACCTTATGGACGGTGGCTGACACAGGGAGTTTTGGAACCGCTGCAAGAAGACTTCGAGGCGGAACTCTACATGCTCACTCACGAAAAACTTGAGCAGTCAGGTTTCGAGCACTACGAAGTTTCGAATTTTTCCCGCGCCGGATTTCGCTCGATTCACAATCAAGTCTATTGGGAAGGCAAACCGTATTTGGGAATCGGTCCGTCGGCGCATTCGTTCGACGGCGTCGCGCGCAGATTCGCCAACGTCGCCGATTTGCACGAGTACGAGCGGCGAGTTCAAGCGGGCGAATCGTGCGTCGATCGTGAATGGCAGAACAGCGAGCGCGAGCAGTGGGAAGAGTGGATTTCGGTCAGGCTAAGACGGAAGGAAGGAATTTTGTGGGAAGACTGTCACGAGGCATGGGGCGGCCTGCGTGCAAGAGAGTTGTGGAACGCCGCAACCAATTTGCCCCATCATCTCCGCAATATCACTGAGAGTGTTTTTCGCCTGACGGCCGAGGGGTGGTTCGTGGAAAATGAGGTGCTTTTGAATTTGTATGAAAAAATATGA
- a CDS encoding HPF/RaiA family ribosome-associated protein yields the protein MQVNVNTDHNIEGREDLIRYVQSKVAGELRHFADQITRVEVHLGDENSGKPGTHDKRCMIEARLEGLKPAAVKHNAATLHQAIDGAGDKIVRMIESTLGKMRDKKAAVKQTQTPADLED from the coding sequence ATGCAAGTGAATGTCAATACAGATCATAATATCGAAGGCCGCGAAGACCTGATCCGCTACGTCCAGAGCAAAGTCGCGGGCGAACTGCGCCACTTTGCCGATCAGATCACCCGAGTCGAGGTCCACCTCGGCGACGAAAACAGCGGCAAACCCGGAACCCACGACAAACGCTGCATGATTGAGGCCCGCCTCGAAGGCCTGAAACCTGCCGCCGTCAAGCACAACGCGGCCACGCTGCACCAAGCCATCGACGGCGCAGGCGACAAAATCGTCCGCATGATCGAGAGCACCCTCGGCAAGATGCGCGACAAAAAAGCCGCAGTGAAACAAACCCAGACGCCCGCCGACCTCGAAGACTAA
- the arr gene encoding NAD(+)--rifampin ADP-ribosyltransferase, protein MEFGQNNHIVRLCLQGIASEKQIRLQEARAFFLRAWNEATNDFERFIAAHFVARHQPDSTDKLRWLETNLELALKVNDDRVKSAFPLLYSSIAKCYEELGDSEKSQENLELAARCADEPSDTGPFYHGTKANLQIGDSLTAGNESNYKAELIMNHVYFTAVANGAGLAAELANGVGRERVYVVEPTGRFENDPNVTNNLFPGNPTRSYRTRAPLKIVGEVTDWKRLTPDELLKWRERLANNKGEIVN, encoded by the coding sequence ATGGAATTTGGCCAAAACAACCATATTGTCAGACTTTGTCTTCAAGGTATCGCGAGCGAAAAACAAATCAGGCTGCAAGAAGCACGAGCGTTTTTCCTGAGAGCTTGGAATGAAGCAACAAACGACTTTGAGAGATTTATCGCTGCCCACTTCGTAGCCCGGCATCAACCGGACTCAACCGACAAATTGCGTTGGCTTGAAACGAATTTGGAGCTTGCATTAAAAGTAAACGACGACAGAGTAAAGAGTGCCTTCCCTCTTCTCTATTCAAGCATTGCAAAATGCTACGAGGAATTAGGCGACTCCGAAAAGTCGCAAGAGAATCTTGAATTAGCGGCCCGGTGCGCGGACGAACCATCCGACACAGGGCCGTTTTACCATGGGACGAAAGCGAATTTGCAGATTGGGGACTCGCTGACCGCTGGAAATGAGTCCAACTATAAAGCTGAACTCATCATGAATCATGTTTACTTTACCGCCGTTGCCAACGGTGCGGGATTAGCTGCTGAACTTGCGAATGGTGTGGGACGTGAACGTGTTTATGTGGTCGAACCCACGGGGCGCTTTGAAAATGACCCCAACGTCACGAACAATTTGTTCCCCGGCAATCCCACTCGGTCGTATCGCACTCGGGCCCCGTTGAAAATCGTGGGTGAAGTAACCGATTGGAAAAGACTAACGCCTGATGAACTCCTAAAGTGGCGCGAAAGACTTGCGAACAATAAAGGAGAAATCGTCAACTAA
- a CDS encoding PA0069 family radical SAM protein gives MKNQGHIPVIRRISNPPNPFHSNWVDWIDSPPPAKLEVYHEHVKSILTRVDSPDIGGRWSLNPYRGCQHSCAYCYARPFHQYLDWGAGTDFERKIVVKMNAAEKLRETLCKKGWRKESIGFSGITDCYQPLEAHYEITKQCLEACLDFKNPVVVITKGALVVRDIELLVRLQEATGKVGVGISIAFADDEMSKRLEPGTPRPSTRFRALEKLSEAGIPTTVGIAPIIPGLNDDQIVEILERAHAAGARKAFKIMLRLPAEVKDIFLPKLGEQFPLRYERVINNVKNLRGGKLYTSEFGKRMKGEGEKWDVIEALFDLTCKKLGMNVREMQKESAPETRAQLGLF, from the coding sequence ATGAAGAATCAAGGCCACATTCCTGTCATCAGGAGGATTTCCAATCCCCCCAACCCGTTTCACTCGAACTGGGTGGACTGGATTGACTCGCCTCCTCCGGCCAAGTTGGAAGTATATCACGAACATGTTAAGAGTATCTTGACGCGCGTGGACAGTCCCGATATTGGCGGACGCTGGAGTCTCAATCCGTATCGCGGCTGTCAACACTCGTGCGCGTATTGCTATGCGCGGCCCTTTCATCAGTATCTCGACTGGGGAGCGGGGACGGATTTTGAGCGAAAGATTGTGGTGAAGATGAACGCCGCCGAAAAATTGCGAGAAACGTTGTGCAAGAAAGGTTGGCGCAAGGAGAGTATCGGGTTTTCGGGAATCACGGATTGCTATCAGCCATTGGAAGCGCACTACGAAATTACGAAACAGTGTTTGGAAGCCTGTCTCGATTTCAAAAATCCGGTTGTAGTTATAACGAAGGGCGCGCTGGTCGTGCGGGATATTGAATTGCTGGTAAGATTGCAAGAGGCGACCGGCAAAGTCGGTGTGGGAATTTCGATTGCGTTTGCCGACGACGAGATGTCGAAGAGACTCGAACCGGGTACGCCGCGACCCTCGACGAGATTCAGAGCTTTAGAAAAACTTTCGGAAGCAGGAATCCCGACGACGGTGGGAATTGCGCCGATTATTCCGGGACTGAATGACGATCAGATTGTGGAAATTTTGGAGCGCGCCCACGCCGCCGGTGCAAGAAAAGCGTTTAAGATTATGCTTAGGCTGCCCGCCGAAGTCAAAGATATTTTTCTGCCGAAACTGGGCGAGCAATTTCCATTAAGATACGAGCGCGTCATCAACAACGTCAAAAACCTCCGCGGCGGGAAACTCTATACGAGCGAATTTGGGAAACGCATGAAAGGCGAGGGGGAAAAGTGGGACGTGATCGAAGCGCTGTTTGATCTGACGTGCAAAAAACTGGGGATGAACGTGCGCGAAATGCAAAAAGAAAGCGCGCCCGAGACGCGCGCGCAATTGGGGTTGTTCTAA
- a CDS encoding penicillin-binding protein activator LpoB, protein MRTLWILVLALASVSLISCSSGKKVSRIDVEETVDLSGNWNDTDSRLVADEMISDALSQRWLANFLRDKGANPAVIVGNIRNLSDEHIATGTFVGDIERAFVNSGTVRVVASADERGGVRDEREDQQANASLETMKEFGLELGADYMLMGEINKILDQEGKEKIAFYQVDLTLTDVQSNEKVWIGQKKIKKYIARKNYKP, encoded by the coding sequence ATGAGAACTCTGTGGATTCTTGTGCTCGCTTTGGCGAGCGTTAGCCTGATCTCCTGCTCGAGCGGCAAGAAAGTGTCGAGGATTGACGTCGAGGAAACGGTGGATTTGTCGGGAAATTGGAATGACACGGACAGCCGACTGGTCGCTGACGAGATGATTTCCGACGCGCTTAGCCAACGCTGGCTGGCCAATTTCCTGCGTGACAAGGGCGCCAACCCCGCCGTGATTGTGGGCAATATTCGCAATCTGTCAGACGAGCATATCGCGACAGGGACGTTTGTGGGGGATATTGAACGCGCATTTGTGAATTCGGGAACAGTGCGAGTTGTGGCCAGTGCGGACGAGCGCGGCGGCGTACGCGACGAGCGCGAAGATCAGCAAGCGAACGCGTCGCTTGAGACCATGAAGGAATTCGGGCTGGAACTCGGCGCGGACTATATGCTGATGGGTGAGATCAATAAGATTCTCGATCAAGAAGGCAAAGAAAAAATCGCCTTCTATCAAGTTGATTTGACGCTCACGGACGTGCAGTCCAACGAGAAAGTCTGGATCGGCCAAAAGAAGATCAAGAAGTACATCGCGCGCAAGAACTATAAGCCTTAG
- a CDS encoding sulfurtransferase TusA family protein, whose translation MTTHSVDTQDLGCGDLMMALMKAMKEVSPGEILDLHALDAGAREDIPSWCNMTGHKLIEAETGDDGHHYLIQKKEN comes from the coding sequence ATGACAACTCACTCAGTTGATACGCAAGACCTCGGATGCGGGGACTTGATGATGGCTTTGATGAAAGCCATGAAAGAGGTTTCGCCCGGAGAAATACTCGATCTTCATGCGCTCGATGCCGGCGCGCGTGAAGATATTCCCAGTTGGTGCAATATGACCGGACATAAATTGATCGAAGCCGAAACCGGTGATGATGGACATCACTACCTCATTCAAAAAAAGGAGAACTGA
- a CDS encoding DsrE family protein, whose translation MAKFMVSLTHAKDNTDMSTVAFVVANASVASGQETVVFLSVEGVRLSQPGYADDIHEEGFAPLKELMDNYIAAGGQIWLCSPCFKKRGLNERSLTGNTTIVGGAKVVEFLTTGGTSITY comes from the coding sequence ATGGCAAAATTCATGGTGAGCTTGACTCACGCCAAGGACAATACGGACATGAGCACCGTGGCGTTCGTGGTCGCAAATGCTTCCGTCGCTTCGGGACAGGAAACCGTCGTGTTTCTTTCCGTCGAAGGCGTAAGACTGTCGCAGCCGGGCTACGCGGATGACATTCACGAAGAAGGATTCGCGCCGCTCAAAGAGCTGATGGACAACTACATCGCGGCAGGCGGACAGATCTGGTTGTGCAGCCCGTGTTTCAAGAAGCGCGGACTGAACGAAAGATCACTGACCGGAAACACCACCATCGTCGGTGGAGCGAAAGTCGTCGAGTTCCTTACGACCGGCGGCACGTCGATTACGTATTGA
- a CDS encoding OsmC family protein, whose product MSENLEQLEQPIATPHVCDGGNLDCGSGLLLIIRKAMDQVPDGEVLEIRSTELSVCNDLPAWCRMTENPYLGWKEGSETNSFFVQRGGEQEDVDAELAKARAYKFQTRIRWKGEMTSTVYARNHSFTVGQPASFDVQDIAPSALEYLLGSLGGCLVMGLQIHASREGVKIDQIELSLNAKPNNLLVFLGLDEQGHSGLEEISGTAYVESDAPLAKIRELWEYTLRVSPVTNTLFRGAKLNLQVHSLD is encoded by the coding sequence ATGAGCGAAAATCTCGAACAACTCGAACAACCGATTGCTACGCCGCATGTGTGCGACGGGGGAAATCTTGACTGCGGCTCGGGGCTCTTGCTGATTATTCGCAAGGCGATGGACCAGGTTCCCGACGGCGAAGTGCTCGAAATTCGCTCGACTGAACTCTCCGTGTGCAACGACCTGCCTGCTTGGTGCCGCATGACGGAGAATCCGTATCTCGGGTGGAAAGAGGGATCGGAGACTAACAGTTTTTTTGTGCAGCGCGGCGGAGAGCAAGAGGACGTGGACGCCGAACTTGCCAAAGCGCGCGCGTACAAATTTCAGACGCGCATCCGTTGGAAGGGGGAAATGACTTCGACGGTCTATGCGCGCAACCACAGCTTCACTGTCGGACAACCGGCGAGCTTCGACGTGCAGGACATTGCACCGAGCGCGCTGGAATATCTGCTCGGATCACTCGGCGGATGCTTGGTGATGGGGCTGCAAATCCACGCGTCGCGCGAAGGTGTAAAGATCGACCAAATTGAGCTGTCGCTCAACGCAAAGCCGAACAACCTGCTCGTGTTTTTGGGACTCGATGAGCAGGGACACTCGGGGCTTGAAGAAATTTCCGGCACGGCTTACGTCGAAAGCGACGCTCCGCTCGCAAAAATTCGCGAACTTTGGGAGTATACACTCCGCGTATCGCCCGTGACGAACACGTTGTTTCGGGGCGCTAAACTTAATTTGCAGGTACATTCACTTGACTAA
- a CDS encoding cobalamin-independent methionine synthase II family protein translates to MRDALKKKRKGKLSEQEFQKVSDESVRAAVALQERAGIDIITDGEMRRENFYSFIADCVDGIKLLSLADLLDYVEDKAAFERLLQSLDVPAFAIHNPVVDGKITVRKPLALEEFNYVHGLTDKPVKVALPGPYLLTRSMWVKSLSYDTYPTKESLGADVVKMLRDELIALRDAGCYFVQFDEPVLSEVAFAGPHATHTFMCAALSEKASPDQELNFAVELLNQVVDGVGGVKTGLHVCRGNWSRNDDVLLAGAYDPLIPYFTKMNVSQFVLEFATDRAGPVESLLALPEDKEIGLGVMNPRTSELETAEFVKAKVAPLLSKRAPNSIFLNPDCGFGTFSDRPVNDWETAEKKLAALSLAAKSLR, encoded by the coding sequence ATGCGCGACGCGCTGAAGAAGAAGCGCAAAGGCAAGCTCTCCGAGCAAGAGTTTCAGAAAGTTTCCGACGAATCCGTGCGCGCGGCAGTTGCTTTGCAAGAGCGCGCCGGAATCGACATCATCACTGACGGCGAAATGCGCCGCGAGAATTTTTATTCGTTCATCGCCGATTGCGTAGACGGCATCAAACTGCTGTCGCTCGCCGATCTGCTCGATTACGTCGAAGATAAGGCAGCCTTCGAGAGACTTTTGCAGTCGCTCGACGTGCCCGCGTTTGCGATTCACAATCCGGTCGTCGATGGGAAAATCACCGTGCGCAAGCCGCTCGCGCTCGAAGAATTCAACTATGTGCACGGCCTGACGGACAAGCCCGTCAAAGTCGCACTGCCGGGACCTTATCTTTTAACTCGTTCGATGTGGGTGAAGAGTCTTTCTTATGACACCTATCCCACCAAAGAGAGTTTGGGCGCGGACGTCGTAAAGATGCTGCGCGACGAGTTGATTGCGCTGCGCGATGCCGGATGTTATTTTGTGCAGTTTGACGAACCGGTGCTCTCCGAAGTCGCGTTCGCGGGCCCGCATGCGACGCATACGTTTATGTGCGCGGCGCTCTCGGAGAAGGCTTCGCCAGATCAGGAATTGAACTTCGCCGTCGAGCTGCTCAATCAGGTTGTCGACGGAGTGGGCGGCGTGAAAACGGGCTTGCACGTCTGCCGCGGCAATTGGAGCCGCAATGACGACGTGCTGCTGGCGGGAGCTTACGATCCGCTGATTCCGTATTTCACAAAGATGAACGTCTCGCAATTCGTGCTTGAATTCGCCACCGACCGCGCCGGTCCCGTCGAGAGTTTGCTCGCACTGCCCGAAGACAAAGAGATTGGACTCGGTGTGATGAATCCGCGCACGAGTGAGCTTGAGACCGCCGAGTTCGTAAAAGCCAAAGTTGCTCCGCTGCTTTCAAAGCGTGCACCGAACTCAATTTTCTTGAATCCCGATTGCGGATTTGGAACCTTCTCCGACCGACCCGTCAATGATTGGGAGACTGCGGAGAAGAAGCTCGCGGCGCTGAGTTTGGCAGCGAAGAGTTTACGTTAA